A window from Populus trichocarpa isolate Nisqually-1 chromosome 3, P.trichocarpa_v4.1, whole genome shotgun sequence encodes these proteins:
- the LOC7480753 gene encoding multiple organellar RNA editing factor 1, mitochondrial isoform X2: protein MALRLLRLRRTLTPLSSTLQRPFSIPVPIAPPAAQSPTIISRSRVFTGTRVSMMSTTTARPEKKYKLYEDGDEITEDTILFPGCDYNHWLITVDFPKDPKPSPEEMVATYERICAQGLNISIEEAKKKIYACSTTTYQGFQALMSEQESEKFKDVPGVVFVLPDSYIDPVNKEYGGDKYENGVITPRPPPVHRGGERRYERNRSPPRFNQQGGPMPNHQGPPPQHGQQGHMQGGGSNYGPQQNYPPQQNRGPPGPGGSMPMINRDHAPGGRNTNQGQQGNLYPPAQQAYNPGQHGNHYPPGQQGYNQGQQGNLYPPGQQGYNQGQHGNHYAPDQRSFLQGDPRDHGSPGQRDYRGGDRNYSPTHAGNYGQGGNTGIGQRHLGDGQKSAQIEQMSTQGEQGNYAPTGQPGWSDQVRQPPVRNYGQGGNTGYGQHNPGDGLRSAQMEQRSTQEEQGNYAPPGKPGWSDQGGY, encoded by the exons ATGGCGCTCCGCCTCCTCCGCCTCCGTCGAACCCTAACTCCACTCTCTTCCACACTGCAACGTCCTTTCTCCATTCCTGTACCAATCGCACCACCAGCCGCACAGTCCCCCACAATCATTTCCCGATCGCGGGTTTTCACAGGAACCAGGGTGTCGATGATGTCAACGACGACGGCGAGACCAGAGAAAAAGTACAAGCTTTACGAGGACGGAGACGAAATCACTGAGGACACAATTCTGTTCCCAGGCTGCGATTACAATCACTGGCTCATCACCGTTGATTTCCCCAAAGATCCCAAACCCTCTCCTGAAGAAATGGTCGCTACTTATGAACGAATCTGTGCCCAAGGACTCAACATCag TATTGAGGAGGCGAAGAAGAAGATTTATGCTTGTAGCACAACTACTTATCAAGGGTTTCAGGCTTTGATGTCTGAACAGGAGTCAGAAAAGTTTAAAG ATGTTCCTGGGGTTGTTTTTGTACTACCTGATTCGTATATTGATCCAGTGAACAAGGAATACGGAG GAGACAAGTATGAAAATGGAGTGATTACTCCGAGACCACCCCCAGTTCATAGAGGGGGAGAAAGACGGTATGAGCGGAATAGAAGTCCACCTAGATTTAACCAGCAAGGAGGTCCAATGCCAAATCATCAAGGGCCGCCACCCCAGCACGGTCAACAAGGGCACATGCAAGGAGGTGGTAGTAACTATGGTCCTCAACAAAATTACCCACCACAGCAAAACCGTGGTCCTCCAGGGCCAGGCGGTAGTATGCCGATGATCAATAGGGATCATGCCCCTGGAGGGAGGAACACAAATCAAGGACAGCAAGGAAATCTTTATCCCCCAGCACAGCAAGCTTACAACCCAGGACAGCATGGAAACCATTATCCCCCAGGACAGCAAGGTTACAACCAAGGACAGCAGGGGAATCTTTATCCCCCGGGACAGCAAGGTTACAACCAAGGACAGCATGGAAATCATTATGCCCCAGATCAAAGGAGCTTCCTGCAAGGAGATCCCAGGGATCATGGATCTCCTGGGCAAAGAGATTATAGGGGAGGTGACAGGAATTATTCTCCCACCCATGCTGGAAACTATGGGCAAGGTGGAAATACTGGCATTGGACAACGTCACCTAGGTGATGGTCAGAAGTCTGCACAAATTGAGCAGATGAGCACTCAGGGAGAGCAAGGGAACTACGCACCAACAGGGCAACCGGGGTGGTCAGACCAAGTAAGGCAACCCCCTGTTAGAAACTATGGGCAAGGTGGAAATACTGGCTATGGACAACATAACCCAGGTGATGGTCTGAGGTCCGCACAAATGGAGCAGAGGAGCACGCAAGAAGAGCAAGGGAACTATGCACCACCAGGGAAACCAGGGTGGTCAGACCAA GGAGGATATTGA
- the LOC7480753 gene encoding multiple organellar RNA editing factor 1, mitochondrial isoform X1, which produces MALRLLRLRRTLTPLSSTLQRPFSIPVPIAPPAAQSPTIISRSRVFTGTRVSMMSTTTARPEKKYKLYEDGDEITEDTILFPGCDYNHWLITVDFPKDPKPSPEEMVATYERICAQGLNISIEEAKKKIYACSTTTYQGFQALMSEQESEKFKDVPGVVFVLPDSYIDPVNKEYGGDKYENGVITPRPPPVHRGGERRYERNRSPPRFNQQGGPMPNHQGPPPQHGQQGHMQGGGSNYGPQQNYPPQQNRGPPGPGGSMPMINRDHAPGGRNTNQGQQGNLYPPAQQAYNPGQHGNHYPPGQQGYNQGQQGNLYPPGQQGYNQGQHGNHYAPDQRSFLQGDPRDHGSPGQRDYRGGDRNYSPTHAGNYGQGGNTGIGQRHLGDGQKSAQIEQMSTQGEQGNYAPTGQPGWSDQVRQPPVRNYGQGGNTGYGQHNPGDGLRSAQMEQRSTQEEQGNYAPPGKPGWSDQVDRLKRHLV; this is translated from the exons ATGGCGCTCCGCCTCCTCCGCCTCCGTCGAACCCTAACTCCACTCTCTTCCACACTGCAACGTCCTTTCTCCATTCCTGTACCAATCGCACCACCAGCCGCACAGTCCCCCACAATCATTTCCCGATCGCGGGTTTTCACAGGAACCAGGGTGTCGATGATGTCAACGACGACGGCGAGACCAGAGAAAAAGTACAAGCTTTACGAGGACGGAGACGAAATCACTGAGGACACAATTCTGTTCCCAGGCTGCGATTACAATCACTGGCTCATCACCGTTGATTTCCCCAAAGATCCCAAACCCTCTCCTGAAGAAATGGTCGCTACTTATGAACGAATCTGTGCCCAAGGACTCAACATCag TATTGAGGAGGCGAAGAAGAAGATTTATGCTTGTAGCACAACTACTTATCAAGGGTTTCAGGCTTTGATGTCTGAACAGGAGTCAGAAAAGTTTAAAG ATGTTCCTGGGGTTGTTTTTGTACTACCTGATTCGTATATTGATCCAGTGAACAAGGAATACGGAG GAGACAAGTATGAAAATGGAGTGATTACTCCGAGACCACCCCCAGTTCATAGAGGGGGAGAAAGACGGTATGAGCGGAATAGAAGTCCACCTAGATTTAACCAGCAAGGAGGTCCAATGCCAAATCATCAAGGGCCGCCACCCCAGCACGGTCAACAAGGGCACATGCAAGGAGGTGGTAGTAACTATGGTCCTCAACAAAATTACCCACCACAGCAAAACCGTGGTCCTCCAGGGCCAGGCGGTAGTATGCCGATGATCAATAGGGATCATGCCCCTGGAGGGAGGAACACAAATCAAGGACAGCAAGGAAATCTTTATCCCCCAGCACAGCAAGCTTACAACCCAGGACAGCATGGAAACCATTATCCCCCAGGACAGCAAGGTTACAACCAAGGACAGCAGGGGAATCTTTATCCCCCGGGACAGCAAGGTTACAACCAAGGACAGCATGGAAATCATTATGCCCCAGATCAAAGGAGCTTCCTGCAAGGAGATCCCAGGGATCATGGATCTCCTGGGCAAAGAGATTATAGGGGAGGTGACAGGAATTATTCTCCCACCCATGCTGGAAACTATGGGCAAGGTGGAAATACTGGCATTGGACAACGTCACCTAGGTGATGGTCAGAAGTCTGCACAAATTGAGCAGATGAGCACTCAGGGAGAGCAAGGGAACTACGCACCAACAGGGCAACCGGGGTGGTCAGACCAAGTAAGGCAACCCCCTGTTAGAAACTATGGGCAAGGTGGAAATACTGGCTATGGACAACATAACCCAGGTGATGGTCTGAGGTCCGCACAAATGGAGCAGAGGAGCACGCAAGAAGAGCAAGGGAACTATGCACCACCAGGGAAACCAGGGTGGTCAGACCAA GTTGATAGATTAAAACGTCATCTTGTGTAA